A single region of the Amia ocellicauda isolate fAmiCal2 chromosome 8, fAmiCal2.hap1, whole genome shotgun sequence genome encodes:
- the fam151b gene encoding protein FAM151B isoform X1 — MLEAMRGCRNGRAVMAVAFLVALLAACRLWSWRSSHALTVSSVPGRMSDQTLDYFLRKALIEDRDAAAILWSHAANSRATITEALKSPAHMIEADVLFRGHEPVEPIMAHPPDTDSDITLQDWLKEVVTSDKGIKLDFKRLPVVEPSMKVLQSMQGRIRAPVWINADVLPGPNGTDSQPVDPHTFLDVVSPGFPGAVLSLGWTTGWSAHVDDQGYSWEMVREMEGMCRGLQQPVTFPVRAALLRNSFPQLKWLLQQAERYSLTVWTGKNDVYAVEDLILYRQAFNKSRIYYDIPEPQNTLFKNSPGYF, encoded by the exons ATGCTAGAAGCGATGCGCGGCTGTCGAAACGGCCGGGCTGTGATGGCGGTGGCTTTCCTGGTGGCTTTACTGGCCGCATGTCGGCTCTGGAGCTGGAGGAGCTCACACGCGTTAACCGTGTCGTCTGTTCCAG GAAGAATGAGTGACCAAACGCTGGACTACTTCCTCAGGAAGGCGCTGATAGAGGACAGAGACGCTGCTGCAATACTGTGGTCCCACGCAGCAAACAGCAGGGCCACAATCACAGAGGCGCTGAAAA GCCCCGCCCACATGATTGAAGCCGATGTCCTCTTTCGGGGCCACGAGCCCGTGGAGCCAATCATGGCCCACCCTCCGGACACCGACAGTGACATCACACTTCAGGATTGGTTAAAGGAAGTCGTGACATCTGACAAAGGCATCAAGCTGGACTTCAAAAG GCTCCCTGTGGTGGAGCCCTCTATGAAAGTGTTACAGAGCATGCAGGGGCGGATACGAGCTCCTGTCTGGATTAATGCTGACGTCCTGCCCGGTCCCAATGGCACCGATAGTCAGCCAGTGGACCCCCATACATTCCTGGATGTAGTGAGTCCCGGCTTCCCAGGAGCAGTGCTGTCTCTGGGCTGGACGACCGGCTGGAGCGCCCATGTTGATGACCAAG GGTACAGCTGGGAGATGGTGCGGGAGATGGAGGGCATGTGCCGGGGACTGCAGCAGCCCGTGACCTTCCCCGTGAGGGCCGCCCTGCTGCGAAACTCCTTCCCTCAGTTAAAGTGGCTCCTCCAGCAGGCAGAAAG GTACAGTCTAACAGTTTGGACGGGGAAGAACGATGTGTACGCTGTGGAGGACTTGATACTGTATAGACAGGCCTTCAACAAGAGCAGGATCTACTATGACATTCCGGAGCCCCAGAACACTCTGTTTAAGAATTCCCCCGGCTACTTCTAA
- the fam151b gene encoding protein FAM151B isoform X2, with the protein MSDQTLDYFLRKALIEDRDAAAILWSHAANSRATITEALKSPAHMIEADVLFRGHEPVEPIMAHPPDTDSDITLQDWLKEVVTSDKGIKLDFKRLPVVEPSMKVLQSMQGRIRAPVWINADVLPGPNGTDSQPVDPHTFLDVVSPGFPGAVLSLGWTTGWSAHVDDQGYSWEMVREMEGMCRGLQQPVTFPVRAALLRNSFPQLKWLLQQAERYSLTVWTGKNDVYAVEDLILYRQAFNKSRIYYDIPEPQNTLFKNSPGYF; encoded by the exons ATGAGTGACCAAACGCTGGACTACTTCCTCAGGAAGGCGCTGATAGAGGACAGAGACGCTGCTGCAATACTGTGGTCCCACGCAGCAAACAGCAGGGCCACAATCACAGAGGCGCTGAAAA GCCCCGCCCACATGATTGAAGCCGATGTCCTCTTTCGGGGCCACGAGCCCGTGGAGCCAATCATGGCCCACCCTCCGGACACCGACAGTGACATCACACTTCAGGATTGGTTAAAGGAAGTCGTGACATCTGACAAAGGCATCAAGCTGGACTTCAAAAG GCTCCCTGTGGTGGAGCCCTCTATGAAAGTGTTACAGAGCATGCAGGGGCGGATACGAGCTCCTGTCTGGATTAATGCTGACGTCCTGCCCGGTCCCAATGGCACCGATAGTCAGCCAGTGGACCCCCATACATTCCTGGATGTAGTGAGTCCCGGCTTCCCAGGAGCAGTGCTGTCTCTGGGCTGGACGACCGGCTGGAGCGCCCATGTTGATGACCAAG GGTACAGCTGGGAGATGGTGCGGGAGATGGAGGGCATGTGCCGGGGACTGCAGCAGCCCGTGACCTTCCCCGTGAGGGCCGCCCTGCTGCGAAACTCCTTCCCTCAGTTAAAGTGGCTCCTCCAGCAGGCAGAAAG GTACAGTCTAACAGTTTGGACGGGGAAGAACGATGTGTACGCTGTGGAGGACTTGATACTGTATAGACAGGCCTTCAACAAGAGCAGGATCTACTATGACATTCCGGAGCCCCAGAACACTCTGTTTAAGAATTCCCCCGGCTACTTCTAA
- the ankrd34bb gene encoding ankyrin repeat domain 34Bb, with the protein MEDAMEVRTDGNSLLKAVYLSRLRLTRLLLEGGAYINESNDRGETPLMIACKTKHSDQQSVSKAKMVKYLLENNADPNIQDKSGKTALMHACLERAGVEVVSLLLKSGADPSLEDHSGCSALVYAVNSDDKETLKVLLDACKARGKEVIIITTDKLPSGRQMTKQYLNVPPPTDLEDRHSGLPCMSPSEIELRTSPVATAATDSVKHIFSFKDQGSHSNTSSQPGSPTRKPSPSRGGVAKLLHLQRLHSEPWLKIPPSLLLQQNKATSLNEDLPDITPEEELSLKINGLPFPKACITRHQSIDVKDAGGLSKSFEQAPGCGGGMSRKMSYDEISSAHSASHPDISRNCSAIPVDKDPDSIQNLAVSSLRNIVQRRNIGMDHYSSDSQLPLYTSHTEDSKGLLEKKKLISMHSSTLSGSRESLESVSVAHVARRNTGMLERRGSGALLLDHIAHTRPGYLPPLNPHHPIPDIGANNNNSNKPSGAISGGPKPLIPSAPTFPKDLKAKKMLLRRHSMQTEQIKQLVNFEQIFGH; encoded by the coding sequence ATGGAGGATGCGATGGAAGTGCGCACGGACGGTAACTCCCTGCTGAAGGCCGTCTACTTGAGCAGGCTACGTCTGACCCGGCTGCTCCTGGAGGGGGGCGCCTACATCAACGAGAGCAACGACCGTGGGGAGACCCCCCTGATGATCGCCTGCAAGACCAAGCACTCAGACCAGCAGAGTGTGAGCAAGGCCAAGATGGTCAAGTACCTGCTGGAGAACAACGCCGACCCCAACATCCAGGACAAGTCAGGGAAGACGGCGCTGATGCACGCCTGTCTAGAGCGGGCTGGGGTGGAGGTGGTATCCCTGCTGTTGAAAAGCGGGGCTGACCCCAGCCTGGAGGACCACTCCGGCTGCTCCGCCCTGGTCTATGCCGTCAACTCCGATGACAAGGAGACGCTGAAGGTCCTGCTGGATGCCTGCAAGGCGCGGGGGAAAGaggtcatcatcatcaccacagACAAGCTGCCCTCAGGGAGGCAGATGACCAAGCAGTACCTGAATGTGCCCCCTCCTACAGATCTGGAGGACCGCCACTCCGGGTTGCCCTGCATGTCCCCCTCTGAGATCGAACTCAGAACATCCCCGGTGGCCACCGCTGCCACTGACTCTGTGAAGCACATCTTCAGCTTCAAGGACCAGGGCTCTCACTCCAACACCAGCTCTCAGCCAGGCTCTCCTACCAGGAAGCCCAGTCCTTCCCGAGGGGGGGTGGCCAAACTGCTGCACTTGCAAAGGCTGCACTCTGAGCCCTGGCTGAAGATCCCGCCCTCGCTGTTACTGCAGCAGAACAAAGCCACCTCCCTGAACGAAGACCTGCCGGATATCACCCCTGAGGAAGAGCTGTCCCTCAAGATCAACGGTCTGCCGTTCCCCAAGGCCTGCATCACCCGCCACCAGAGCATCGACGTGAAAGATGCTGGAGGCCTGAGCAAGTCCTTTGAGCAGGCGCCAGGCTGTGGTGGGGGCATGTCCCGGAAGATGTCCTACGACGAGATATCCTCGGCCCACTCTGCCTCGCACCCAGACATCAGTCGCAACTGCAGTGCCATTCCTGTGGACAAGGACCCCGACTCCATCCAGAACCTGGCTGTGTCCAGCCTGAGAAACATTGTGCAGAGGAGGAACATCGGAATGGACCACTACAGCTCAGACTCCCAGCTGCCCCTGTACACCAGCCACACAGAGGACAGCAAAGGCCTCTTGGAGAAGAAAAAGCTCATCTCAATGCACTCCTCCACACTGTCTGGATCGAGGGAGTCTCTGGAGAGCGTATCTGTGGCTCACGTGGCACGGAGGAACACAGGGATGCTGGAGCGCAGAGGATCGGGAGCCTTGCTCTTGGATCACATTGCCCACACCCGTCCAGGATACCTCCCCCCTCTAAACCCTCACCATCCCATCCCAGACATTGGGGCCAACAACAATAATAGCAACAAGCCCAGCGGCGCCATCTCTGGAGGCCCCAAACCCCTCATCCCCTCAGCCCCCACCTTCCCCAAGGATCTCAAAGCAAAGAAGATGCTGCTGCGGCGACACTCCATGCAGACCGAGCAGATCAAGCAGCTGGTCAACTTTGAGCAGATTTTTGGACATTAA